From Cinclus cinclus chromosome 2, bCinCin1.1, whole genome shotgun sequence, one genomic window encodes:
- the SLITRK1 gene encoding SLIT and NTRK-like protein 1, with protein sequence MLLWILLLETSLCFAAGNVTGDVCKEKICACNEIEGDLHVDCEKKGFTSLQHFTAPTSQFYHLFLHGNSLTRLFPNEFANFYNAVSLHMENNGLHEIVPGAFLGLQLVKRLHINNNKIKSFRKQTFLGLDDLEYLQADFNLLRDIDPGAFRDLNKLEVLILNDNLISTLPPNVFQYVPITHLDLRGNRLKTLPYEEVLEQIPGIAEILLEDNPWDCTCDLLSLKEWLENIPKNALIGRVICEAPTRLQGKDLNETTEQELCKKNRVDSSLAAPPAEEETCDPGPIPTPFKIHGKEDPATPGSAPNGGTKIPVNWQIKTKPTAAVSTVSVKSKLPATFSCPHICSCDQIPGSGLKVNCNDRNVSSLVDLKPKPSNVQELFLRDNKIHTIRKSHFLDYRKLNLLDLGNNNIATVENNTFKNLFDLRWLYMDSNYLDTLSREKFAGLQNLEYLNVEFNGIQMIMPGTFNAMPKLRVLILNNNLLRSLPVDVFAGVSLSKLSIHNNYFMYLPVAGVLDQLTSITQIDLHGNPWDCTCPIVPFKQWAEMLRPKVIMSDLRCESPEDFFKEDFESLSNDVICPQLKISPTLTSTNKNSTGLTETGTHSNSYLETSRVSISVLVPGLLLVFVTSAFTVVGMLVFILRNRKRSKRRDANSSASEINSLQTVCDSSYWHNGPYSADGAHRVYDCGSHSLSD encoded by the coding sequence atgctgctttggatTCTGTTGCTGGAGACGTctctttgttttgctgctggaaaCGTTACAGGGGACGTTTGCAAAGAGAAGATCTGTGCCTGCAACGAGATAGAAGGGGATTTGCACGTAGACTGTGAGAAAAAGGGATTTACCAGCCTGCAACATTTCACCGCCCCAACTTCCCAATTTTACCATTTATTTCTGCATGGCAATTCCCTGACTCGACTTTTCCCTAATGAGTTTGCTAACTTTTACAATGCGGTCAGTTTGCACATGGAAAACAACGGTTTGCATGAGATTGTTCCTGGGGCTTTCCTTGGGCTGCAGCTGGTGAAACGCTTGCACATAAACAACAACAAGATCAAATCGTTCAGGAAGCAGACTTTCCTGGGGCTGGACGATCTGGAATACCTCCAGGCAGATTTTAATCTGTTGCGGGATATTGACCCGGGAGCATTTAGGGACTTAAACAAGCTAGAGGTGCTGATTTTAAATGACAATCTCATCAGCACCTTGCCCCCCAACGTGTTTCAGTATGTGCCGATCACCCACCTCGACCTCCGGGGAAACCGTCTTAAAACCTTGCCTTACGAGGAGgtcctggagcagatcccaggcATTGCTGAAATCCTGCTAGAGGATAACCCCTGGGACTGCACTTGCGATCTGCTGTCGTTGAAAGAATGGCTGGAAAACATACCTAAAAACGCTTTGATCGGCAGAGTGATTTGTGAAGCTCCCACTAGGTTGCAGGGCAAAGATTTAAATGAGaccacagagcaggagctgtgcaaaAAGAACAGAGTAGATTCCAGCCTAGCTGCTCCCCCTGCCGAAGAAGAAACCTGCGATCCTGGTCCCATTCCAACCCCCTTTAAAATACATGGCAAAGAAGACCCTGCCACGCCAGGATCTGCTCCAAACGGAGGTACAAAGATTCCTGTCAACTGGCAAATCAAGACCAAACCCACTGCTGCCGTGTCGACAGTGAGTGTGAAGAGCAAGCTACCAGCTACCTTTTCCTGTCCACACATCTGCAGCTGTGATCAGATCCCTGGCTCAGGTTTAAAGGTTAATTGCAATGACAGGAATGTGAGCAGCTTGGTGGATTTGAAGCCCAAGCCCTCCAATGTGCAGGAGCTGTTTCTGAGAGACAACAAAATACACACCATCAGGAAATCCCACTTTCTGGATTACCGAAAACTTAATTTACTCGATCTGGGCAACAACAACATCGCCACCGTTGAGAACAACACCTTCAAGAACCTCTTCGATCTCCGATGGCTCTACATGGATAGCAACTACTTAGACACCCTGTCCCGGGAGAAATTCGCTGGGCTGCAAAACCTGGAGTATCTGAACGTGGAGTTTAATGGGATCCAGATGATCATGCCTGGCACCTTCAATGCAATGCCCAAACTACGAGTCCTCATCCTCAACAACAATCTGCTGAGGTCTCTCCCAGTAGACGTGTTCGCCGGGGTCTCGCTTTCCAAGCTGAGCATACACAACAATTATTTCATGTACCTCCCGGTGGCGGGGGTGCTGGACCAGCTCACCTCCATCACCCAGATCGACCTGCACGGCAACCCATGGGACTGTACTTGCCCTATCGTGCCTTTCAAACAGTGGGCAGAGATGCTGCGCCCCAAGGTGATTATGAGTGACCTGAGGTGTGAGTCCCCTGAAGATTTCTTCAAGGAGGATTTCGAGTCTCTCTCCAATGATGTGATTTGCCCTCAGTTAAAAATCTCACCCACATTAACTTCTACTAACAAAAACAGCACCGGGTTGACAGAGACAGGTACTCACTCCAACTCCTACTTGGAGACCAGCCGGGTCTCTATTTCGGTGCTAGTGCCAGGGCTTCTGCTGGTTTTTGTGACCTCTGCCTTCACAGTAGTTGGCATGCTGGTTTTCATCCTGAGGAACAGAAAGCGGTCCAAGAGGAGGGACGCCAACTCCTCTGCATCTGAAATCAACTCCTTGCAGACGGTCTGCGATTCGTCCTACTGGCACAACGGGCCCTACAGCGCCGACGGGGCCCACAGGGTGTACGACTGCGGCTCCCACTCACTGTCGGACTGA